From a single Labrenzia sp. PHM005 genomic region:
- a CDS encoding mandelate racemase/muconate lactonizing enzyme family protein: protein MKLSTIETFVVGNPPPRHGGRYFIFVKLVTACGITGYGEIYNATFGPHLVAQMAEDVFARQFEGENPHHIEKLWHKTYGAGYTLRPDVTVMGVLSGLEMACWDIIGKAADKPAYELLGGKVHERLRSYTYLYPASGDVYPDPDKPNVYNDPDMAAEAAVKAVEQGFTAVKFDPAGAYTIYDGHQPSLEDLERSEAFCRKIREAVGTRADLLFGTHGQFTVSGAKRMARCLEAYDPLWFEEPIPPEKPEDMAEVARYTSIPVATGERLCTKYEFSRVLETGAASILQMNLGRVGGLLEAKKIAAMAECHSAQIAPHLYCGPLVALANIQLATCSPNFLVLESIRTFGGFYADLLKTPIRWEDGYIIPSPEPGLGHDLNEDVARAHPYTGTELHLGLQETPAAPL, encoded by the coding sequence GTGAAACTCAGTACCATTGAAACCTTCGTCGTCGGTAATCCGCCGCCCCGCCACGGCGGCCGCTATTTCATCTTCGTCAAGCTGGTGACGGCCTGCGGCATCACCGGTTATGGCGAGATTTATAACGCCACCTTCGGTCCTCATCTGGTGGCGCAGATGGCCGAGGATGTGTTTGCACGCCAGTTTGAAGGCGAAAATCCGCACCACATCGAAAAGCTGTGGCACAAGACCTATGGGGCCGGTTACACCTTGCGCCCCGACGTCACCGTCATGGGCGTTCTGTCAGGTCTTGAAATGGCCTGTTGGGACATCATCGGCAAGGCGGCGGATAAACCTGCCTATGAGCTTTTGGGCGGCAAGGTGCATGAGCGGCTGCGCTCCTACACTTACCTTTATCCGGCTAGCGGCGATGTTTATCCCGATCCGGACAAGCCTAACGTCTACAATGATCCGGATATGGCGGCAGAGGCCGCAGTAAAAGCGGTCGAACAGGGATTTACAGCCGTCAAATTCGATCCGGCCGGCGCCTACACCATCTATGACGGCCATCAGCCGAGCCTGGAGGATCTGGAGCGTTCCGAGGCCTTTTGCCGCAAGATCCGCGAGGCGGTCGGCACAAGGGCCGATCTCCTGTTCGGCACTCACGGGCAATTCACCGTTTCGGGCGCCAAGCGCATGGCCCGGTGCTTGGAAGCCTATGATCCGCTTTGGTTTGAAGAGCCAATCCCGCCGGAAAAGCCGGAAGATATGGCGGAAGTTGCCCGCTACACATCCATTCCGGTGGCGACCGGCGAACGCCTTTGCACAAAGTATGAGTTCTCACGCGTTCTGGAGACGGGTGCGGCGAGCATCTTGCAGATGAACCTTGGCCGCGTCGGGGGCCTGCTGGAGGCAAAGAAGATCGCGGCCATGGCCGAATGCCATTCCGCACAGATCGCCCCGCATCTATATTGCGGGCCCTTGGTGGCGCTTGCCAACATTCAGCTGGCCACCTGCAGCCCGAATTTCCTGGTGCTGGAATCGATCCGCACATTCGGTGGGTTTTATGCCGACCTTTTGAAAACTCCGATCCGCTGGGAAGACGGCTACATCATTCCCTCACCTGAACCGGGGCTTGGCCACGACCTCAACGAAGACGTCGCCCGCGCTCATCCCTACACCGGCACCGAGCTCCACCTCGGCTTGCAAGAAACTCCGGCGGCACCGCTTTGA
- a CDS encoding GMC family oxidoreductase — MQKADYIIIGAGSAGCILAERLSADPDITVLLLEAGGSDRSPWVSLPLGYGRLYTDPSKTWRYMTEADDGLNGRSIFWPRGKLLGGSGSINAMVYCRGLPQDYQDWENAGAAGWGWDTVRKVFERLETKTGTNGSVQGDGPINVQDTSSQIHALNRHFFAAIKESGLPLTDDFNGSQPEGAGTYHINTRHGRRCSSAYAFLRPALKRPNLSVRTNTQVKRILFQGPCAVGVELLSGEKLFAAKEVILSAGAIASPQLLQVSGIGPGNLLQSHGIPVVQDNGNVGAHLQDHLAATYTFRAKDPTLNAVLRPLLGQARAALQYALSRKGPLSLSVNQCGGFLRSRSWLLQPDQQIYFNPISYQMKPSGGSSRFTLDPFNGFIICAQPARPTSRGRVEIKSAYSSTAPAIQPNSLATEEDQQSVIAGGKLCQKIMMAKALQAIVERPQGPDLLTMNEDALLADFRERAGTVYHPVSTCRMGKEQTNSVVDPRLKVHGIDRLRVVDASAFPNITSGNTNAPTMMLALRGADLILEDQKRATA, encoded by the coding sequence GTGCAAAAGGCCGATTACATCATCATAGGCGCCGGATCGGCTGGCTGTATCCTCGCCGAACGGCTGAGCGCCGATCCAGACATAACTGTGCTGCTCTTGGAAGCCGGCGGCTCGGACCGGTCCCCCTGGGTGTCGCTGCCTCTTGGTTACGGCAGACTCTATACCGATCCATCCAAAACCTGGCGGTATATGACGGAGGCGGATGACGGCCTGAACGGACGCTCCATCTTTTGGCCGCGCGGCAAACTGCTCGGCGGCTCTGGATCGATCAATGCCATGGTCTATTGCCGGGGATTGCCCCAGGACTATCAGGACTGGGAAAATGCCGGAGCTGCCGGCTGGGGCTGGGACACGGTCCGGAAAGTCTTTGAGCGGCTGGAAACCAAGACCGGGACGAATGGGTCTGTCCAGGGCGACGGGCCGATCAACGTTCAAGACACGTCCAGCCAGATCCACGCGCTGAACCGTCATTTTTTTGCGGCCATCAAGGAAAGCGGATTGCCGCTGACAGATGATTTCAACGGCAGTCAGCCGGAAGGCGCCGGGACCTATCACATCAACACCCGTCACGGCCGGCGCTGTTCCTCAGCCTATGCCTTCCTGCGCCCGGCTCTCAAACGGCCCAATTTGTCCGTACGCACCAACACCCAAGTCAAGCGGATCCTGTTTCAAGGCCCCTGTGCTGTAGGCGTTGAACTTCTTTCGGGCGAAAAACTCTTTGCTGCCAAAGAGGTTATCCTGTCAGCCGGTGCGATCGCCTCGCCGCAACTGCTCCAAGTGTCGGGCATCGGTCCTGGAAATCTGCTGCAATCGCATGGCATTCCGGTTGTTCAAGACAACGGCAATGTCGGTGCCCACCTGCAGGATCATCTGGCAGCGACCTATACGTTCCGGGCCAAGGATCCAACTCTCAATGCGGTCTTGCGGCCGCTTCTCGGCCAAGCCCGGGCAGCACTGCAATATGCGCTTTCCCGAAAGGGGCCACTGTCGCTGTCGGTCAATCAATGCGGTGGGTTCTTACGCTCCCGCTCCTGGTTGCTTCAGCCGGATCAGCAGATCTATTTCAACCCGATCAGTTATCAAATGAAACCAAGTGGTGGCTCGTCCCGGTTTACGCTTGATCCCTTCAATGGGTTCATTATCTGTGCCCAGCCGGCCCGCCCGACCAGCCGGGGCAGGGTTGAAATCAAAAGCGCTTACAGCAGCACCGCTCCGGCCATCCAGCCCAATTCATTGGCCACGGAAGAGGACCAGCAGTCTGTGATCGCCGGCGGTAAACTCTGCCAGAAAATCATGATGGCCAAAGCGCTTCAGGCCATTGTTGAACGGCCTCAAGGCCCCGATCTTCTGACGATGAATGAAGACGCCCTGCTTGCCGACTTCCGCGAGCGGGCCGGAACCGTCTATCACCCGGTTTCCACCTGCCGGATGGGCAAAGAACAAACCAATTCAGTGGTGGATCCCCGGCTGAAAGTTCACGGCATTGACCGTTTGCGTGTTGTCGATGCGTCCGCCTTTCCCAATATCACCTCTGGCAATACAAATGCCCCGACCATGATGCTCGCGCTAAGGGGCGCCGACCTCATTCTGGAAGACCAAAAAAGAGCCACTGCATGA
- a CDS encoding aldehyde dehydrogenase family protein, with amino-acid sequence MTVQDLANSYLDTGSLPGLPDGHFIGGKFTGASARKMESFDPARAEAFAEFSLGTESDMERAIETAELAAKHWRQVTPGERCRILNNAARIFRENADRLAVLEVIDSGKTLAEAQGDVQGSARLFEYYAGAADKLDGRSVNLGPAYTAFTVREPVGVTGHIIPWNYPTSTFARGVAPALAAGCSVVAKPAETTPFTALVMAELLSEAGVPDGLVNVVTGLGSDVGAKLAQDPRIKQLTFTGSVTTGINVAQMAAPNVTRLTLELGGKSPLIAFEDADPEKVADGAYWAIFSNSGQICSAGSRLVLHTSLRDDVLAILSEKAKALKVGHGLKNPGMGAVNSDLHLGRIKAHVDAAKARGANILTGGDVTTDPETGKGWFFEPTIIADLRANDPAVQDEIFGPVLSVQNFETEDEAIELANGTEFGLMASVYTRDTGRAMRVAHALDSGQVSVNDYWAGGLELPFGGNKKSGYGREKGWEGLDAYTKVKAITISNQS; translated from the coding sequence ATGACCGTTCAAGACCTCGCAAATTCCTATCTCGACACAGGCTCCCTGCCAGGCCTTCCTGACGGCCATTTCATCGGCGGCAAGTTCACCGGCGCTTCAGCACGGAAAATGGAAAGTTTCGATCCGGCGCGCGCAGAAGCTTTTGCCGAGTTTTCCCTTGGCACTGAAAGCGACATGGAGCGCGCGATTGAGACGGCGGAGCTTGCCGCCAAACACTGGCGCCAGGTCACCCCCGGCGAACGCTGCCGCATCCTCAACAACGCCGCCCGGATCTTCCGGGAAAATGCCGACAGGCTTGCCGTTCTGGAAGTGATCGACAGCGGCAAAACCTTGGCTGAAGCACAGGGCGATGTTCAGGGCTCAGCCCGGCTGTTTGAGTATTATGCAGGCGCAGCCGACAAACTCGATGGCCGCTCTGTGAACCTCGGCCCGGCCTACACCGCCTTCACCGTGCGCGAACCGGTCGGCGTGACAGGGCACATCATTCCCTGGAACTATCCCACCTCGACGTTTGCACGCGGTGTTGCCCCGGCGCTCGCGGCAGGCTGCTCTGTTGTGGCCAAGCCCGCCGAAACGACACCTTTCACAGCCCTTGTGATGGCAGAACTCCTGTCCGAAGCCGGTGTGCCGGACGGGCTGGTGAATGTGGTGACCGGGCTTGGGTCTGATGTTGGCGCCAAACTGGCTCAAGATCCGCGGATCAAGCAACTGACCTTCACCGGCTCCGTCACCACAGGCATCAATGTGGCGCAAATGGCTGCGCCCAATGTCACCCGTCTGACCCTGGAACTTGGCGGCAAATCGCCGCTGATTGCCTTTGAAGACGCCGATCCTGAAAAGGTCGCGGACGGCGCCTATTGGGCGATCTTTTCCAATTCCGGCCAGATTTGTTCTGCCGGTTCCCGCCTTGTCCTGCACACATCCCTGCGCGACGATGTTCTGGCCATCTTGAGTGAAAAGGCAAAAGCCCTGAAAGTCGGCCATGGTCTGAAAAATCCAGGTATGGGAGCGGTCAATTCCGATCTGCATCTTGGCCGGATTAAGGCCCACGTCGATGCCGCCAAGGCGCGCGGCGCCAACATCCTGACCGGCGGCGATGTCACCACCGATCCGGAAACCGGCAAGGGCTGGTTCTTTGAGCCCACGATTATTGCCGATCTGCGCGCTAATGACCCGGCGGTTCAGGACGAGATTTTTGGGCCCGTCCTGTCAGTTCAGAACTTTGAAACCGAAGACGAAGCGATCGAGCTCGCCAATGGCACCGAGTTCGGCCTCATGGCCAGCGTCTATACCCGCGACACAGGCCGGGCCATGCGGGTTGCCCATGCTTTGGACAGCGGCCAGGTTTCGGTCAACGACTATTGGGCAGGCGGTCTGGAACTGCCGTTCGGGGGCAATAAAAAATCCGGTTATGGCCGCGAAAAGGGCTGGGAAGGATTGGACGCCTATACCAAGGTGAAAGCCATCACCATCAGCAATCAGAGCTAG
- a CDS encoding LysR family transcriptional regulator has product MAYNLPPLPWLRAFEASARLRNFTRAAEELLITPAAVSYQVRQLEQHLGYPLFDRVHRELKLTRLGQTYLPSVEKAFSDLSIATVSVFGGRERKPVRFRCLNSFGHLWMIPRIRAFETEFPGIALQMISAAWAESLNPDLFEIDVRFGDGTWRDGAVELLVNDPVITVCHPDLALTGKDSDVVQLSKAKRLDIMGVADTWESFFRLYGETVPDRTGLQVDQTLSALELAALGHGHALVLETLARPYLDTGRLVRSTNKKIVSRHSYYLVTSGPRQALSPEAQTFCEWLIREMRA; this is encoded by the coding sequence ATGGCTTACAATTTGCCGCCTCTGCCTTGGCTTCGTGCTTTCGAAGCATCGGCGCGGTTAAGGAATTTCACCCGCGCAGCCGAAGAGCTTTTGATTACGCCTGCTGCGGTGAGTTACCAGGTTCGCCAGCTTGAACAGCATTTGGGCTACCCGTTGTTCGACCGGGTGCACCGGGAGCTGAAATTGACACGTCTCGGACAGACGTATCTGCCGTCGGTCGAGAAAGCCTTTTCAGATCTCTCGATTGCAACGGTGTCGGTTTTTGGTGGCCGGGAGCGCAAACCTGTGCGCTTCCGGTGTCTGAACAGTTTTGGCCATCTCTGGATGATCCCGAGGATTCGCGCCTTTGAAACGGAATTTCCTGGGATTGCTTTGCAGATGATTTCGGCCGCTTGGGCTGAAAGCCTCAATCCGGATCTTTTTGAAATCGATGTGCGGTTTGGCGACGGGACCTGGCGAGATGGTGCCGTCGAGCTCTTGGTCAATGATCCGGTTATCACTGTCTGCCATCCGGATCTTGCCCTGACAGGCAAAGACAGCGATGTCGTCCAGCTCAGCAAAGCCAAGCGGCTGGATATCATGGGTGTGGCCGACACCTGGGAGAGTTTCTTCCGCCTTTATGGTGAAACTGTTCCGGACCGCACCGGTCTACAGGTCGATCAGACGCTTTCGGCGCTCGAATTGGCAGCCCTTGGGCACGGCCACGCCCTGGTGCTGGAAACCCTGGCACGGCCTTACCTGGATACGGGCCGATTGGTCCGCTCCACAAACAAGAAAATTGTCAGCCGCCACAGCTATTATCTGGTGACCTCAGGTCCGCGGCAGGCGTTAAGCCCGGAAGCGCAAACGTTTTGTGAGTGGCTCATTCGGGAAATGAGGGCCTGA
- a CDS encoding FAD-binding oxidoreductase: MLTPLDLLTANDTPGQHPPSYYAATARWQTAYPPLDGSSQADVVVVGGGYTGLSAALHLAESGLNVVLLEANRVGWGASGRNGGQVGSGQRVEQDVLEERHGKSHAKLLWELAEDSKALVKHLIEKHQIACDYTPGILHADHREAYVEDSRDYVEHLRLTYGYDQIRFVDGDEIGDLVGSPKYFGGSLDMGSGHLHPLNYALGLARAAEKAGAKIFEETKVTEIAENGDGTVTVSTDRGNVRARHLALACNGYLGKLEAETAAHVMPINNFIVATEPFSEEDAKALIRDNVAVADSKFVINYFRLSADRRLLFGGGENYGYRFPDDIKSFVRRPMLEIFPQLKDAKIDYGWGGTLAITPKRMPYFARLKPNILTATGYSGHGVAMATLGGQLMAEAITGTAGRFDVFERLNIPAFPGGDKLRFPLLVLAMTWFSLRDRLGI, encoded by the coding sequence ATGCTGACACCGCTCGACCTTCTGACAGCCAACGACACGCCTGGCCAACATCCGCCATCCTATTATGCGGCGACCGCACGCTGGCAGACAGCTTATCCGCCGCTTGATGGATCTTCCCAGGCAGACGTTGTTGTCGTTGGTGGAGGGTACACTGGACTGTCAGCGGCTCTGCATCTGGCCGAAAGCGGATTGAATGTTGTCCTGCTGGAAGCCAACCGGGTTGGCTGGGGCGCTTCCGGGCGTAATGGCGGGCAAGTCGGGTCGGGCCAACGCGTCGAACAGGACGTTCTAGAAGAGCGCCACGGAAAATCGCATGCCAAGCTGCTCTGGGAACTGGCTGAAGACTCAAAGGCGCTGGTCAAACATCTGATCGAAAAACATCAGATTGCCTGCGACTACACCCCCGGCATTCTTCATGCAGACCATCGCGAGGCCTATGTCGAAGATAGCCGCGACTACGTCGAGCATCTCCGTCTCACATATGGCTATGATCAGATCCGATTTGTCGACGGTGATGAGATTGGCGATCTGGTTGGTAGTCCGAAGTACTTCGGCGGATCCCTGGATATGGGATCGGGGCACCTACATCCGCTCAATTATGCCCTCGGCCTTGCGCGCGCGGCCGAAAAGGCGGGAGCCAAGATCTTTGAGGAAACTAAGGTCACCGAAATTGCCGAAAACGGCGACGGGACCGTGACTGTTTCAACGGACCGCGGCAATGTCCGGGCTCGGCACCTTGCCCTCGCGTGCAATGGTTATCTCGGCAAGCTGGAAGCGGAAACGGCCGCACATGTCATGCCGATCAACAATTTCATCGTTGCGACAGAGCCGTTCTCCGAAGAGGACGCCAAGGCTTTGATCCGGGACAATGTTGCTGTGGCGGACAGCAAGTTTGTCATCAATTATTTCCGCCTGTCCGCCGACCGGCGGCTGTTGTTTGGTGGCGGTGAAAATTACGGCTACCGCTTTCCGGACGACATAAAATCATTTGTCCGCCGGCCAATGCTGGAAATCTTCCCGCAGCTTAAAGACGCGAAAATCGACTATGGCTGGGGCGGGACCTTGGCAATTACCCCCAAACGCATGCCGTATTTTGCCCGTCTGAAACCCAATATCCTGACGGCAACCGGATATTCCGGACATGGGGTCGCCATGGCAACGCTGGGCGGACAGTTGATGGCCGAAGCAATTACGGGCACCGCCGGCCGGTTCGACGTCTTCGAACGGCTCAATATCCCGGCTTTCCCGGGTGGGGACAAGTTGCGCTTTCCGCTTCTGGTGCTGGCCATGACCTGGTTTTCCCTCAGGGACCGGCTCGGGATTTAG
- a CDS encoding EAL domain-containing protein, translated as MVRSFHTRARIGLIIHLAWAFGFVALVFFYLTFSMLLHDISELRQDEKVIGELYFNFPSQDVLVGAEVENASKDISSIWLITFYHLNKNHEKLYGIIGGSGFVEISMELNGIEQRIKNVFNEVDNEINIETFARDVRMSLVRVREVLRKGYLDIQREIEGLEDHVHALFNILIGSFCIWTIAGGLLAKELILRPLKEIGGDIKQLGVDLSRRLPNKGNGELGRFCLEVNRMASDLERTHASRTELEKEILLRMSLEEKVSAFFDQDISFHMIIKSDGQVVRVNKALQQLLFDEEAGSSGLDIYDYVHRNDTEKLRDALIEIGKKPGGLRVDIRFRASNGLFRLLSCALNLSADANTVYFAALDITDREEVEENLRLSASVFTSAMEGIVITDRSGTIINVNNAFSVITGYSPDEIIGKNPRVLQSGLQDKNFYKEMWSCIAEQGFWRGEMWNKRKNGEVYPELLTISAVRDERGEPSHYIGMFSDISRLKQHETKLQQLAHFDALTGLPNRVLLTERIREKLRWAKRTGARVAVGFIDLDDFKGINEIHGHETGDQLLVAVAERLAGDLRDNDVLARIGGDEFVVVLGEVDDEDEVDIVFDRLLNKFQEPFKLIDAVVSTTASIGIANFDRRNEIDSGLLLRRADMAMYRAKLFGRNCCFHFDPQEDTEIQRNSAMIREVGNALINGEFILNYQPKIDLRTGEIIDVEALIRWQKPDGKIIMPGDFLPLVEDDDVIIKIGERVIELAFKQLASWDKQEVPYGVSVNIAARQLQSPDFARQFEKLVANQPVELIEKLEIEILETTAINAPEVVIQQMQRLIDLGVTFSLDDFGTGYSSLTYLRELPVSKIKIDQGFIQRILKNQSDQKILHGTISLGKSFGLDVVAEGMETDAHGYWLLEHGCYLAQGYAISKPLPEAEFMRWRAAWMSDNPWKTPYKQASSS; from the coding sequence ATGGTGCGGAGCTTTCATACACGTGCGCGGATAGGCCTCATTATTCATCTTGCCTGGGCGTTCGGGTTTGTTGCACTTGTTTTCTTCTATCTCACGTTTTCCATGTTACTTCATGATATTTCTGAACTTCGGCAAGATGAAAAAGTCATTGGTGAGTTATACTTCAATTTTCCGAGCCAAGACGTCTTGGTTGGTGCGGAGGTGGAAAACGCCTCCAAAGACATTTCAAGTATATGGCTGATTACCTTTTATCATCTAAATAAAAATCATGAAAAACTTTATGGAATAATTGGCGGTTCTGGTTTTGTTGAAATATCAATGGAACTAAACGGGATAGAGCAAAGAATAAAAAATGTTTTCAACGAAGTTGATAACGAAATTAACATAGAAACATTTGCTAGAGATGTAAGGATGTCCCTTGTGCGAGTAAGGGAAGTCTTAAGAAAAGGGTATCTCGACATTCAAAGGGAAATTGAAGGGCTCGAGGACCATGTCCATGCCCTTTTCAATATCTTGATCGGATCCTTCTGTATTTGGACTATTGCAGGAGGTTTGCTTGCGAAAGAACTAATCCTGCGGCCGCTGAAAGAAATAGGCGGAGACATAAAGCAGCTGGGTGTGGACTTGTCGCGCCGTTTGCCAAACAAGGGCAACGGTGAGTTGGGTCGGTTCTGTTTAGAAGTCAATCGCATGGCTTCTGATCTGGAACGAACGCACGCTTCAAGAACAGAACTTGAGAAAGAAATTCTGCTCCGTATGTCTTTGGAAGAGAAGGTGAGTGCCTTTTTCGACCAAGACATCAGCTTTCACATGATAATTAAGTCTGATGGACAGGTTGTCCGTGTAAACAAAGCCTTGCAGCAACTGTTGTTTGATGAAGAGGCGGGAAGTAGCGGACTCGATATATATGATTATGTCCACCGAAATGACACGGAAAAGCTTCGAGACGCCCTTATAGAGATTGGCAAAAAGCCAGGAGGTCTGCGAGTAGACATCCGGTTCCGTGCAAGCAATGGACTGTTCCGGCTTCTGTCCTGTGCGCTAAACCTGAGCGCTGACGCAAACACCGTCTACTTCGCTGCACTTGATATCACCGATCGTGAAGAGGTTGAGGAAAATCTGCGCCTCAGTGCCAGTGTATTCACGTCTGCCATGGAAGGGATCGTGATTACGGACAGGTCGGGCACCATCATCAATGTGAACAACGCGTTCTCAGTGATCACCGGCTATTCCCCTGACGAGATTATCGGTAAAAACCCGAGGGTCTTACAGTCCGGCCTACAGGATAAAAACTTCTATAAAGAGATGTGGAGCTGTATCGCGGAGCAGGGCTTCTGGCGCGGCGAAATGTGGAACAAGCGGAAGAATGGTGAGGTTTATCCGGAGCTGTTGACCATCAGTGCTGTCCGGGATGAACGCGGAGAACCGTCGCATTACATCGGAATGTTCTCTGATATCTCCCGGTTAAAGCAACATGAAACCAAATTACAGCAACTGGCTCATTTTGATGCGCTGACGGGCTTGCCCAATCGGGTTCTTCTCACTGAGCGTATCCGGGAAAAACTGCGGTGGGCAAAGCGCACCGGCGCGAGAGTTGCTGTCGGTTTTATTGATTTGGATGATTTCAAAGGCATCAATGAAATTCACGGTCACGAAACAGGTGACCAGTTGCTGGTTGCCGTTGCCGAACGGTTGGCGGGCGACCTTCGCGACAATGATGTTCTGGCACGTATAGGTGGCGATGAATTTGTCGTTGTTCTGGGAGAAGTAGATGATGAGGACGAGGTCGATATCGTTTTTGATCGCCTGCTGAATAAATTTCAGGAACCCTTTAAATTGATTGATGCGGTGGTTTCGACAACGGCAAGTATCGGGATCGCTAATTTTGACCGCAGAAATGAAATAGACTCCGGTCTACTATTAAGGCGGGCGGACATGGCGATGTACCGGGCGAAGTTGTTCGGCCGGAACTGCTGTTTCCACTTCGATCCGCAAGAGGACACGGAAATTCAGCGAAACTCAGCGATGATCCGGGAAGTTGGAAACGCCCTTATAAATGGTGAATTCATACTCAATTACCAGCCAAAAATAGACTTGCGGACAGGTGAAATAATCGATGTAGAGGCGCTCATTCGCTGGCAGAAACCGGATGGGAAAATCATCATGCCAGGGGATTTCCTGCCGTTGGTTGAAGATGACGACGTCATTATCAAGATCGGGGAACGCGTCATCGAGTTGGCATTTAAGCAGCTTGCGTCCTGGGACAAGCAGGAAGTTCCCTATGGCGTCAGCGTTAATATTGCTGCCCGGCAACTGCAAAGCCCGGACTTTGCAAGACAATTCGAAAAGCTTGTTGCGAACCAGCCGGTAGAACTGATCGAAAAACTCGAGATTGAGATACTCGAAACAACGGCGATCAATGCTCCTGAAGTGGTTATCCAGCAAATGCAGAGATTGATTGATCTCGGTGTGACTTTTTCGCTCGATGATTTCGGAACAGGCTATTCATCGCTCACGTATTTGCGGGAGTTGCCGGTCTCCAAAATTAAGATAGACCAAGGGTTCATTCAACGGATCTTGAAAAATCAGTCAGACCAAAAGATCCTGCATGGCACCATTTCTCTCGGTAAGTCGTTTGGATTGGACGTTGTGGCCGAGGGCATGGAAACGGACGCGCACGGGTATTGGCTCTTGGAGCACGGCTGCTATTTGGCGCAGGGGTATGCGATCAGCAAACCGCTTCCGGAAGCAGAGTTTATGCGGTGGCGTGCGGCCTGGATGTCCGACAACCCCTGGAAAACACCTTACAAACAAGCTTCGTCCAGTTGA
- a CDS encoding FAD-binding oxidoreductase, with protein sequence MQDQRRLAGSYWEASRPPPRPDRQLIGNAQFDVAVIGAGFAGLSAAMKLAEAGVSVCVLEAEHVGYGASGRNGGFCCLGGTKLSVHQLIQRYGLDGARNFLAYQVAGINQVAQRLKAWGVDADCHSQGEITLAHRPRDFDAFKAEAAFLKDKFGVKSRILDKSALTAEGYGGSGFYVGLHMPYGFALNPMAYLYGLADQVRKKGGRIFGKSAVTGVARDGDRWRLDTEHGFVRTKRVILAGNGYSKETVPKWIHGRTLPVMSSIHVTRPMTDEELAAQGWTSDTMASDSRILLHYFRLMPDKRFLFGTRGGIFENEPALKAMHKRARHDFNTMFPAWKGVESEYQWYGKVCLSRNLTPFVGQVPGMDGLYAAMGWHGSGVAMASLSGEKVAGLIMGSVRQEDLPEPLQQPFKRFPFPSLRKLYLQGAYWWYGYQDM encoded by the coding sequence ATGCAAGATCAACGCCGATTGGCCGGAAGTTATTGGGAGGCCAGCAGGCCGCCGCCCCGGCCAGACCGGCAGCTGATCGGCAATGCGCAGTTTGATGTTGCCGTGATTGGCGCCGGATTTGCCGGTTTAAGCGCGGCAATGAAACTCGCCGAAGCCGGTGTGTCTGTCTGCGTGCTTGAAGCAGAACATGTCGGCTATGGCGCTTCGGGTCGGAACGGCGGATTTTGTTGCCTTGGCGGAACCAAACTGAGTGTTCACCAACTTATCCAGCGCTACGGCCTGGACGGCGCCCGCAATTTCCTCGCCTATCAGGTGGCCGGGATCAATCAGGTTGCACAGCGTCTAAAGGCCTGGGGAGTTGATGCCGATTGCCACTCACAAGGGGAAATTACCCTGGCGCACCGGCCCCGTGATTTTGACGCGTTTAAAGCTGAAGCGGCATTCCTGAAGGACAAATTCGGCGTCAAGTCGCGGATCTTGGACAAGAGTGCGTTGACTGCAGAAGGATACGGCGGATCCGGCTTCTATGTCGGTCTGCACATGCCCTATGGCTTTGCACTTAATCCGATGGCCTATCTTTATGGATTGGCGGACCAGGTCCGCAAGAAAGGTGGCCGGATATTTGGCAAATCCGCCGTAACCGGTGTTGCCCGCGACGGGGACCGCTGGCGGCTGGACACGGAGCACGGTTTTGTCCGCACCAAACGGGTCATCCTGGCTGGGAACGGTTATTCTAAAGAAACCGTACCGAAATGGATCCATGGCCGGACCTTGCCGGTTATGTCTTCCATACACGTGACTCGGCCTATGACTGATGAGGAACTGGCCGCCCAGGGCTGGACGTCGGACACAATGGCGTCCGACTCCCGGATCCTGTTGCACTATTTCCGGCTGATGCCCGATAAACGGTTTCTGTTCGGCACACGCGGCGGCATTTTTGAAAACGAGCCGGCGCTCAAAGCCATGCACAAACGGGCCCGCCACGATTTCAATACAATGTTTCCGGCCTGGAAAGGCGTTGAAAGCGAGTATCAGTGGTATGGCAAAGTGTGCCTGTCGCGCAATCTGACGCCGTTCGTTGGCCAAGTTCCCGGTATGGACGGTCTGTATGCTGCGATGGGCTGGCACGGTAGCGGGGTGGCAATGGCGTCTCTGTCCGGTGAAAAAGTTGCTGGTTTGATTATGGGATCAGTTCGGCAGGAAGATTTGCCCGAACCACTGCAGCAACCGTTCAAGCGGTTTCCCTTTCCATCTCTTCGCAAACTCTATCTGCAAGGTGCCTATTGGTGGTACGGCTATCAGGATATGTGA